The proteins below come from a single Balneolaceae bacterium genomic window:
- a CDS encoding glutamate-cysteine ligase family protein, whose translation MGVETVKLAENREQTQEFIKYLLNDIRAMERMLNNDLFEKDTVRIGAEQELCLVDRYAKPAPISIELLEALDDDKFTTEFAKFNLETNLDPLKFEGACLSKMEQNIVRQLDKVRETIREFDGDIVLTGVLPTIRKSDLDIENLTPLPRYKALCAAINKLRGDEYDLRIQGMDELLMRFDTPLLEACNTGFQVHMQVSPEEFVHKYNLAQAITGPVLASAVNSPLLFGKRLWSETRVALFHQSVDTRKVGGHLRESSPRVTFGNEWLKDSILEIYKEDIARYRVMLSSNITEDVDEILDKGEIPKLMALQVHNGTVYRWNRPCYGISNGVPHLRIENRIFPSGPTVIDEIANASFWLGLLNGLDEAYDDITEKLDFDDARMNFFAASKLGLDTKFKWVDDKRYSAVELITKELLPLAKKGLENAGVDDGDITSYLDIIEERTDVAQTGSYWMVKSYNSLMKDISREQALTAVTNAMIKNQKKGEPVHKWGLAKLDDMEMWQPSSLLVEEFMTTDLFTVQKDDIIELVANLFEWRRIRYIPVEDDSKHLVGLITMRMVFREFSNIIHNKGSSSKSVEEIMIKNPITIHPEASILEAIDIMDSQKIGCLPVVKNNRLVGIITEQNYMTITSRLLRRLHSDDDKSKSESGKSDG comes from the coding sequence ATGGGTGTTGAAACAGTAAAACTGGCAGAAAACAGAGAACAAACCCAGGAGTTTATCAAGTATCTCTTGAATGACATCCGTGCAATGGAAAGGATGTTGAATAATGACCTGTTTGAAAAAGACACCGTTCGCATTGGCGCTGAACAGGAACTTTGCCTGGTTGACAGGTACGCTAAACCTGCTCCTATTTCCATAGAACTTCTCGAAGCTCTCGATGACGATAAATTTACAACGGAGTTTGCAAAATTTAACCTGGAGACAAATTTAGATCCGTTGAAATTTGAGGGAGCGTGTCTCTCAAAAATGGAACAAAACATTGTTCGCCAGTTGGATAAAGTCCGGGAAACAATCCGGGAATTTGACGGCGATATTGTGCTGACCGGCGTCTTGCCAACTATCCGGAAATCTGACCTGGACATAGAAAACCTTACACCACTCCCACGCTATAAAGCGTTGTGTGCAGCTATCAATAAACTTCGGGGTGATGAGTACGATTTGCGAATCCAGGGAATGGATGAGTTATTGATGCGCTTTGATACTCCTCTTTTGGAAGCTTGTAATACCGGATTCCAGGTGCATATGCAGGTATCGCCCGAAGAGTTTGTACACAAATATAACTTGGCACAAGCTATTACCGGGCCTGTATTGGCCAGCGCAGTGAACTCTCCTCTTCTTTTTGGAAAACGACTTTGGTCGGAAACAAGAGTAGCTCTTTTTCATCAATCCGTGGATACCCGGAAAGTGGGAGGTCATTTGAGGGAAAGCAGTCCGCGTGTGACATTTGGGAATGAATGGCTGAAAGACAGTATCCTGGAGATCTATAAGGAAGATATTGCGCGCTACCGGGTAATGCTCAGCTCAAATATTACCGAAGATGTCGATGAAATCCTGGATAAAGGAGAGATCCCAAAATTGATGGCGTTGCAGGTTCACAACGGAACGGTGTATCGGTGGAATCGGCCCTGTTATGGAATCAGCAATGGCGTCCCTCATCTTCGAATTGAGAATCGGATCTTCCCCTCCGGTCCAACTGTAATTGATGAAATTGCAAATGCTTCATTCTGGCTGGGCTTGCTGAATGGATTGGATGAAGCCTACGATGACATCACAGAAAAACTGGATTTTGATGATGCACGCATGAACTTTTTTGCGGCCTCAAAACTGGGCCTTGATACAAAGTTTAAATGGGTGGACGACAAGCGGTATTCAGCCGTGGAATTAATCACAAAAGAGTTACTGCCGCTGGCCAAAAAAGGGTTGGAAAATGCGGGTGTGGATGACGGGGACATTACGAGTTATCTCGATATTATTGAGGAGAGAACAGATGTGGCTCAAACCGGCAGCTACTGGATGGTAAAATCATACAACTCCCTGATGAAAGATATAAGCCGGGAACAGGCATTAACGGCTGTGACCAATGCGATGATCAAAAATCAAAAGAAGGGAGAACCGGTGCACAAGTGGGGCTTGGCCAAGCTGGATGATATGGAGATGTGGCAGCCGTCGAGTTTACTGGTGGAGGAGTTCATGACAACCGATCTTTTTACTGTTCAAAAAGATGATATTATTGAACTGGTGGCAAACCTGTTTGAGTGGAGGCGGATCCGGTATATACCCGTTGAGGATGACAGCAAACACCTGGTTGGGTTGATTACCATGAGAATGGTGTTCAGAGAGTTTAGTAATATCATTCATAATAAAGGATCGTCCAGTAAGTCGGTGGAAGAGATTATGATTAAAAATCCTATTACCATACATCCGGAAGCATCTATTTTGGAAGCGATTGATATTATGGACAGTCAGAAAATTGGGTGCCTTCCGGTTGTAAAGAATAATCGGTTGGTAGGAATTATTACCGAGCAAAATTATATGACGATAACTTCACGGCTGTTGAGACGTTTACACAGTGATGATGATAAAAGTAAATCTGAATCTGGGAAATCAGACGGATAA
- a CDS encoding DUF6051 family protein produces the protein MDYIDSYTKLRKVFSAVDSETTYGNLSIHKIGFRSGFYNLLPGNTKYRCERHNLEFDSLSNYYNDVGTIQDDVHQEDFLVEENRNFNYFILKPRKSENIQKVTFLFHGFNEKNWDKYFTWGEAICEKTQSAVVFFPIAFHMQRAPEYWSNPRKMYQLCEKRKKKFPNIIKSTLFNVAISMRLQSMPQRFIWSGLQTYYDVIQFVEECKKGENPVIDKNATFDIFAFSIGGLLAEILKLSNYHNYFSDSKVCLFCSGTVFNRLSPVSKFILDSEASVALYSYLIEHFDSFLKNDDHLRHYIEEDHFEGEIFHSMLEYQKMREFREEQFKKVENQIYAIPLKQDTVIPSFEVVNTLQGAFRNINIPVDEMDFNYEYIHENPFPLNHNEPRKINNAFNRVFDKVGTFFES, from the coding sequence ATGGATTATATTGACTCTTACACCAAACTGCGAAAAGTTTTCTCTGCCGTTGATTCTGAAACCACATATGGAAATCTTTCAATTCACAAGATCGGCTTTCGGTCGGGGTTTTATAATCTTTTGCCAGGCAATACCAAATACCGCTGTGAACGGCACAATTTGGAATTTGATTCTCTTTCCAACTACTATAACGATGTTGGTACAATTCAAGATGATGTACACCAGGAGGATTTTTTAGTAGAGGAAAACCGAAATTTTAACTATTTCATCCTCAAGCCGCGAAAATCCGAGAACATTCAAAAAGTAACTTTTCTTTTTCACGGATTTAACGAAAAAAATTGGGATAAATATTTTACATGGGGAGAAGCTATTTGTGAAAAAACACAAAGTGCAGTCGTTTTTTTCCCCATTGCCTTTCACATGCAGCGCGCTCCGGAATATTGGAGCAATCCCCGTAAGATGTACCAGTTGTGTGAGAAGCGGAAAAAGAAATTTCCAAATATCATAAAATCTACATTGTTCAATGTGGCTATCAGTATGCGCCTGCAATCGATGCCGCAGCGATTTATTTGGTCGGGTTTGCAAACCTATTATGACGTTATTCAGTTTGTAGAGGAATGTAAAAAAGGAGAAAATCCCGTCATCGATAAAAATGCAACGTTCGATATTTTTGCTTTTTCCATCGGCGGATTGTTAGCAGAGATACTCAAACTTTCCAATTATCACAATTATTTCAGCGATTCTAAAGTATGTCTGTTCTGCAGCGGAACGGTTTTTAACCGCCTCTCTCCGGTGTCTAAATTTATATTAGACAGTGAAGCCAGTGTGGCTCTGTACTCATACCTTATAGAACACTTCGATAGTTTTCTGAAAAATGATGATCATCTTCGCCACTATATTGAGGAAGATCATTTTGAAGGGGAAATTTTCCACTCAATGCTGGAATATCAGAAAATGCGAGAATTTCGGGAAGAACAGTTTAAAAAAGTAGAAAACCAGATTTATGCGATACCCCTGAAACAAGACACTGTTATCCCTTCCTTTGAGGTGGTCAATACGTTGCAGGGAGCTTTCAGAAATATTAATATTCCTGTGGATGAGATGGATTTCAATTATGAATATATTCACGAGAATCCATTCCCGCTTAACCATAACGAACCCCGAAAAATAAATAATGCCTTTAACCGGGTTTTCGATAAAGTAGGTACTTTTTTTGAAAGCTGA
- a CDS encoding transglutaminase-like domain-containing protein produces MKKSNKREIESLIYLLDDPDPEVQYGVKERFKELGEHAVPMLDQFRSESVKDSEKETINNIIYNITAGTVIEEFAEIIEQGIYDRNQLENALLILCKFGNPTLRVREYRKKLDDLAAQIGSDIAYTPSINEKMKIMLQYIFQDLRFRGDSSDYHHPDNAYLDRVIDRRKGLPIMLSCIVMFIARRLDLPFYGVNMPIHFMLMYQTHNQEILIDPFDGGTIVTYNQCCYFLKKNGIEPKPEHLQKADESEILVRCIRNLIHSYAKLQDERRVDDLRKLLNMAELDG; encoded by the coding sequence ATGAAGAAATCAAACAAACGAGAAATAGAGTCGTTAATCTATCTTTTGGACGATCCCGATCCGGAAGTGCAGTATGGCGTAAAGGAACGATTCAAAGAGTTAGGTGAGCATGCCGTGCCCATGTTAGATCAATTTCGATCTGAGTCGGTTAAAGACTCCGAAAAAGAAACGATCAACAATATCATCTACAATATTACTGCTGGTACGGTTATTGAAGAGTTTGCTGAAATTATTGAGCAGGGTATATATGACCGCAATCAACTTGAGAACGCCCTTTTAATACTTTGTAAATTTGGAAATCCAACTCTTCGGGTCCGGGAGTACAGAAAAAAACTGGACGATCTTGCTGCTCAAATTGGAAGTGATATTGCCTATACGCCCTCTATCAATGAAAAAATGAAGATTATGCTGCAATATATTTTTCAGGATTTGAGATTCCGGGGGGATTCAAGCGATTATCATCATCCGGATAATGCCTATCTGGATCGTGTGATTGATCGAAGAAAGGGCTTGCCCATTATGTTGAGTTGCATAGTGATGTTTATCGCACGTCGGCTGGACCTTCCATTCTATGGTGTAAACATGCCGATCCATTTTATGCTGATGTACCAAACTCACAACCAGGAAATTCTGATCGATCCTTTTGACGGCGGAACGATTGTTACATACAATCAGTGCTGCTATTTCCTGAAAAAGAACGGAATTGAACCGAAACCCGAACATCTCCAAAAAGCGGATGAATCGGAAATTCTGGTTCGGTGTATTCGAAATTTGATACACAGCTATGCTAAATTGCAAGATGAGAGACGAGTAGACGACCTGAGAAAATTGCTGAATATGGCAGAGTTGGATGGATAA
- the egtB gene encoding ergothioneine biosynthesis protein EgtB → MSTERALKTPKIDDLNAAKNRIKKRYDEVRSQTEKLTEPLETEDFVIQAMENASPTKWHLAHTSWFFETFILKKADEDFDSLHPQYGYIFNSYYVQTGDPHCRDKRGNLSRPTVKKVFEYRDYINKNMHQFIDSLDEEQLGEWLPVIEVGIHHEQQHQELMLTDMKYMFGQNPLYPIYKETKRPKRSSIPGMNWIKFDEGVYEIGHKGDGFGFDNEFPSHKTYINKFEMADRLVTNGEYAAFIEDGGYTDPKYWLDEGFATVENEEWNWPLYWVKRDDEWYHFTLSGLEKLDPNEPVCHISYFEADAYARWAGSRLPTEQEWEVAAKELPVEGNFVEQEYYHPASSEKQSKSLKQMFGDVWQWTRSSYSPYPGFKPFPGKLGEYNGKFMVNQYVLRGGSCATPKSHFRKTYRNFFHTDARWQFTGIRLAKDRDVK, encoded by the coding sequence ATGAGTACAGAAAGAGCTCTGAAAACACCAAAGATTGATGATCTCAACGCTGCAAAAAACCGAATTAAAAAGAGGTATGATGAGGTACGCTCCCAAACTGAAAAATTAACGGAGCCGCTCGAAACGGAAGATTTTGTAATTCAGGCGATGGAAAATGCCAGTCCCACAAAATGGCATTTGGCACATACAAGCTGGTTTTTTGAAACATTTATACTGAAAAAAGCGGATGAGGATTTTGATTCTCTCCATCCTCAGTACGGATATATTTTCAACTCTTATTACGTTCAAACCGGTGATCCGCATTGCAGGGATAAGAGGGGGAACCTGTCTCGCCCGACTGTTAAAAAAGTGTTCGAATACAGGGACTATATCAATAAAAATATGCACCAGTTTATTGATAGTCTCGATGAAGAGCAGCTCGGGGAGTGGCTGCCGGTTATAGAAGTGGGTATTCATCATGAACAGCAACACCAGGAACTGATGCTGACCGATATGAAGTACATGTTTGGTCAGAATCCGCTCTATCCTATCTATAAAGAAACGAAACGTCCCAAACGATCCTCCATACCGGGAATGAATTGGATAAAATTTGACGAAGGTGTTTATGAAATTGGCCATAAAGGCGATGGTTTTGGTTTTGATAATGAATTTCCATCGCATAAAACCTATATCAACAAATTTGAGATGGCAGACCGTCTTGTAACCAATGGCGAATATGCGGCATTTATTGAAGATGGCGGGTATACAGATCCCAAATATTGGCTGGATGAAGGATTTGCTACCGTTGAAAATGAGGAGTGGAACTGGCCACTCTACTGGGTAAAAAGAGATGATGAATGGTATCATTTTACTCTGAGCGGATTGGAGAAATTAGATCCTAACGAACCGGTTTGCCACATAAGCTATTTTGAAGCCGATGCGTATGCACGCTGGGCTGGATCTCGTTTGCCAACTGAGCAGGAGTGGGAAGTAGCAGCGAAAGAACTGCCCGTTGAAGGGAATTTTGTTGAACAGGAATATTATCATCCGGCCTCTTCAGAAAAACAATCAAAAAGTCTGAAACAGATGTTCGGGGATGTTTGGCAGTGGACCCGCAGCTCTTATTCGCCTTATCCGGGGTTTAAACCTTTCCCGGGTAAATTGGGTGAATACAATGGGAAATTTATGGTCAATCAGTATGTGTTGAGAGGTGGGTCGTGCGCTACTCCAAAATCCCATTTCAGGAAAACATACCGGAATTTTTTCCATACAGATGCCCGATGGCAGTTTACAGGAATTCGGCTTGCGAAAGATAGAGATGTGAAGTAG
- a CDS encoding CBS domain-containing protein: MGTQKLSIAKDPESRKQFLKHLLHDVEAIDKMLQSKQIESGITRIGAEQEFCLVDKYFKPSMNALTILEKVNDDHVTPELAKYNLEINLDPIELSGDCFTQFKLQLSQILNKAEKAANSLNETIILSGILPSIDFRAVQMEYMTPKQRYEALANIIYELRGGEFELNITGVDELILTHNNILFEACNTSFQCHYQIEPDDFTDMYNWAQMLSGPVLSVACNSPLLFGKQLWAETRIPLFQQSIDTRGKGYHLREREQRVTFGNRWIKGVSDVYKNDIARHTLLFLTDIEKDSLETLEKGDIPKLEALQLHNGTIYKWNRPCYGMLDGVPHLRIENRYLPSGPTIKDEIANFAFWVGLMSNLPEKYRNIWERINFDEVKENFYKAAMWGIQSGMVWDGKLMSARRLILEVLIPMAREGLQKKGVDEEDINKNLNIIRARAENHATGSRWTVDSYRKLREHLDRGESAVALTAIMHKRRATDQPVHEWKLGDYSEVEGFEIQYDMVSNIMTTDLVTVTENDIAELVLKVMEWRNIRHLPVEDSRGKLQGIITKNRLVRYLDDPEKDGLATAADVMDKDPITISPNDDIKYAMLLMIDKEVSCLPVVEKDALVGIITDKDTQDIWNKMKKRTDAKD; encoded by the coding sequence ATGGGAACGCAGAAGTTATCAATTGCAAAGGATCCGGAATCGCGAAAACAGTTTTTGAAGCATCTGTTGCATGATGTGGAAGCGATTGACAAGATGCTGCAAAGCAAACAGATTGAATCTGGTATTACAAGGATAGGGGCGGAGCAGGAATTTTGCCTGGTTGATAAGTATTTCAAGCCATCCATGAACGCACTTACAATTTTGGAGAAGGTTAATGATGATCATGTAACACCCGAGCTGGCCAAGTACAACCTGGAGATTAACCTCGATCCCATTGAACTGAGCGGGGACTGTTTTACACAGTTTAAATTGCAGCTAAGCCAGATCTTAAACAAAGCAGAAAAGGCTGCAAACAGCCTGAATGAAACGATTATACTCAGCGGCATACTGCCATCAATCGATTTTAGAGCCGTTCAGATGGAGTATATGACACCCAAACAGCGATACGAAGCGCTGGCAAATATTATTTATGAACTCAGGGGAGGAGAGTTTGAACTGAATATTACAGGTGTAGATGAACTGATACTTACGCACAACAATATTCTGTTTGAAGCTTGTAATACCAGCTTTCAGTGTCATTATCAAATAGAGCCGGATGATTTTACCGATATGTATAATTGGGCTCAGATGCTTTCGGGGCCGGTACTTTCGGTGGCTTGTAATTCACCGCTTCTGTTTGGAAAGCAGTTGTGGGCAGAAACACGAATTCCGTTGTTCCAGCAGAGTATTGATACGCGGGGGAAAGGGTATCACCTGAGGGAACGCGAGCAGCGGGTTACATTTGGAAACCGGTGGATTAAAGGCGTTTCGGATGTTTATAAAAATGATATTGCCCGGCACACACTGCTGTTTCTTACAGATATTGAGAAAGACTCTTTGGAAACACTTGAAAAAGGTGATATTCCAAAATTAGAAGCATTGCAACTTCATAACGGCACCATCTATAAATGGAATCGCCCATGTTACGGGATGTTAGACGGAGTTCCCCATCTGCGAATTGAAAATCGATATCTGCCGTCTGGCCCAACTATTAAAGATGAAATTGCAAATTTTGCATTTTGGGTGGGATTAATGAGCAACCTGCCTGAGAAATACCGCAATATCTGGGAACGTATAAATTTTGACGAGGTGAAAGAAAATTTTTACAAAGCAGCTATGTGGGGAATCCAAAGCGGTATGGTTTGGGATGGTAAGCTGATGTCGGCCCGAAGACTCATACTGGAGGTTCTTATTCCGATGGCTCGCGAAGGCCTCCAAAAAAAGGGAGTGGATGAAGAAGATATCAACAAGAATCTTAATATTATACGTGCCCGTGCAGAAAATCACGCAACTGGTTCCCGCTGGACTGTAGACAGTTATCGAAAGTTACGGGAGCATTTAGATCGGGGTGAATCGGCAGTGGCTCTTACAGCAATTATGCACAAACGGCGTGCTACAGATCAACCTGTTCACGAGTGGAAACTGGGGGACTACAGTGAGGTAGAGGGGTTCGAAATTCAGTACGACATGGTGAGTAACATCATGACGACGGATCTTGTGACTGTTACCGAAAACGATATTGCAGAACTGGTACTGAAAGTGATGGAATGGAGGAATATACGGCATCTGCCTGTAGAAGATAGTCGCGGAAAATTGCAAGGAATCATTACAAAAAATCGGTTGGTTCGTTATCTTGATGATCCTGAAAAAGACGGCCTTGCAACGGCTGCTGATGTGATGGATAAAGACCCGATTACAATCAGCCCGAATGATGATATTAAATATGCCATGCTATTAATGATTGATAAAGAGGTGAGCTGTCTGCCTGTTGTTGAAAAAGATGCACTTGTTGGCATTATTACAGATAAGGATACGCAGGATATCTGGAATAAGATGAAGAAACGTACGGATGCAAAAGACTAA
- the ggt gene encoding gamma-glutamyltransferase has protein sequence MNHYKGAVSAGHQTTAETAARILKAGGNAFDAVVAAHLTACVVEPVLTSFAGGGFLLAETGDGKQTLYDFFVQTPYKIKKRNELSFFPISADFGYAKQEFHIGPGSVATPGTVKGLFEIHRDLCSMPFPVLADSAIKLARDGVKMNSFQAGAIQITEPIYASNQEASEIFSSRKEDGMFISEGEWLTQPQLANFIQELASDGESFFYEGEIADKICRICEEEGGHLTHEDLENYKVEKRKPLHLEYKGNSLSINPPPSSGGLLIALALNLMESPGRDFSDKSFSELLVEAQDMAHRSRIENVIENRNPKGILHEPFVEMYKKQVQNRRKASRGTTQISVADAKGNMASLTTSNGSGSGVMIPGTGVMMNNMLGEEDLNPEGFYNWPTNQRISSMMAPAILRFKDGKKVVLGSGGSNRIRTAILQVLLNLIDHGMDLEEAIQSPRIHYENDFLNIEKGFSEEIIDLLTQKYKDHKTWEPGNLFFGGVHAVLEKKGEFSGFGDPRRGGVSMTL, from the coding sequence ATGAATCATTATAAAGGAGCGGTATCGGCAGGTCACCAAACTACAGCGGAAACGGCTGCCCGAATTCTAAAAGCGGGCGGAAATGCATTTGATGCTGTTGTAGCTGCACACCTGACCGCTTGTGTTGTGGAGCCAGTTCTGACATCCTTCGCCGGAGGTGGATTTTTATTAGCCGAAACCGGAGATGGTAAACAAACACTTTACGATTTTTTCGTCCAGACTCCATATAAAATCAAAAAGAGAAATGAACTGTCCTTTTTTCCAATATCCGCCGATTTTGGATATGCAAAACAAGAATTTCATATTGGGCCTGGATCTGTTGCCACTCCGGGAACCGTAAAAGGACTGTTTGAAATTCATCGTGATCTCTGTTCCATGCCATTTCCCGTTCTTGCTGACTCTGCAATAAAATTGGCAAGAGATGGTGTGAAGATGAACTCCTTCCAAGCCGGTGCCATCCAGATTACGGAGCCGATTTATGCATCAAATCAGGAAGCTTCAGAGATTTTTAGCAGCCGAAAAGAAGATGGAATGTTTATTTCTGAAGGGGAATGGCTCACGCAGCCTCAACTTGCGAATTTTATACAAGAATTGGCAAGTGACGGGGAATCCTTTTTTTACGAGGGAGAAATAGCTGATAAAATTTGCAGGATTTGTGAAGAGGAGGGAGGGCATCTCACCCATGAGGATCTGGAAAATTACAAGGTTGAGAAGAGAAAACCACTTCATTTGGAGTATAAGGGTAATTCTCTGAGTATAAATCCGCCTCCGAGTTCCGGCGGTCTGTTAATTGCATTAGCACTGAATCTGATGGAATCTCCGGGGCGTGATTTTTCCGATAAGTCCTTTTCAGAACTACTTGTAGAAGCTCAGGATATGGCTCACAGGTCACGAATTGAGAATGTAATAGAAAACCGAAATCCTAAAGGGATACTTCATGAACCTTTTGTTGAGATGTACAAAAAGCAGGTGCAAAATCGGAGAAAGGCATCGAGGGGTACCACACAGATTAGCGTGGCGGATGCCAAGGGAAATATGGCAAGCCTAACAACCAGCAATGGATCGGGCAGCGGGGTGATGATTCCCGGCACCGGTGTGATGATGAATAACATGCTGGGCGAAGAAGATCTCAATCCGGAAGGATTCTACAACTGGCCCACAAATCAGAGAATCAGCTCGATGATGGCACCGGCAATTCTTCGATTCAAAGATGGGAAAAAAGTGGTTCTCGGTTCCGGCGGATCAAACCGAATTCGTACGGCGATCTTACAGGTTCTGCTGAATTTGATTGATCATGGAATGGACTTGGAAGAGGCGATTCAGTCTCCCAGAATCCACTATGAAAATGATTTTCTGAATATTGAAAAAGGGTTTTCTGAGGAGATTATAGATCTATTGACTCAGAAGTATAAAGATCATAAAACCTGGGAGCCGGGTAACCTGTTTTTCGGAGGAGTTCATGCCGTTTTGGAAAAGAAGGGTGAGTTTTCGGGATTTGGCGATCCGCGGCGGGGTGGTGTTTCGATGACATTGTAA